One stretch of Sphaerochaeta sp. DNA includes these proteins:
- a CDS encoding (2Fe-2S) ferredoxin domain-containing protein yields MEAITVELCLGSSCFARGNSQALSMLEAYIKEHHLEDKVRLVGHLCDNACSIGPNVTIDGVQYHGVKADVMEDLIETALQKKAKGNGT; encoded by the coding sequence ATGGAAGCGATTACGGTGGAGTTGTGTCTTGGGAGTTCGTGTTTCGCACGGGGCAATTCCCAGGCGTTGTCCATGTTGGAGGCGTACATCAAGGAGCATCATCTGGAGGACAAGGTCAGATTGGTTGGGCATTTGTGCGACAATGCCTGTTCCATCGGACCGAATGTCACCATTGATGGCGTCCAGTACCACGGAGTGAAGGCCGATGTGATGGAGGATCTCATCGAAACGGCGCTCCAGAAGAAGGCGAAGGGGAACGGAACATGA
- the ispH gene encoding 4-hydroxy-3-methylbut-2-enyl diphosphate reductase, with the protein MRVILSDVITYCGGVDRALRLAQACLRDAPGPVYSLGQLIHNQEVCSRLEEKGLKVITSPEDVPPGTVVIRAHGVGDDVKRRFLDAGFTLCDATCPIVLHNLERIKELAASHAILVIGEKEHDEVRSMCHVDGAPVTVISSVSDLSSLPKDKSYAVFVQTTFEVSTYETIIRAMGDAGYQFFSANKVCASPIKRRNAVLRLARQCDAVIVVGGKNSANTAMLAHIAASTGKPVWHIENESEVTDQMRGYATVGLASGTSTSLETIRRVQARLLGKDALGAEHEPGKVSQ; encoded by the coding sequence ATGCGTGTGATCCTTTCAGATGTCATCACCTACTGCGGCGGCGTAGACCGGGCCCTCCGGCTTGCCCAGGCATGCCTTCGTGACGCTCCCGGACCGGTGTACAGCCTGGGGCAGTTGATCCACAACCAGGAGGTGTGTTCCAGGCTGGAGGAGAAGGGGTTGAAGGTCATCACCTCCCCGGAAGATGTTCCTCCTGGCACGGTGGTGATCCGGGCCCATGGGGTGGGGGATGATGTGAAGAGGCGCTTTCTGGATGCCGGGTTCACACTGTGCGACGCCACCTGTCCGATCGTCCTGCACAACCTGGAACGGATCAAGGAACTTGCCGCCAGCCATGCGATTCTTGTCATCGGGGAGAAGGAGCATGACGAGGTGCGGTCGATGTGCCATGTGGATGGCGCCCCGGTGACGGTCATTTCGTCCGTTTCGGATCTTTCCTCCCTTCCCAAAGACAAATCCTACGCAGTGTTTGTCCAGACGACATTCGAGGTTTCCACATACGAGACGATCATCCGCGCGATGGGGGATGCGGGCTATCAGTTCTTCAGCGCAAACAAAGTGTGCGCCAGCCCGATCAAACGGCGGAATGCCGTTCTGCGGCTTGCCAGGCAATGTGACGCCGTCATCGTGGTCGGCGGAAAGAACAGCGCCAATACGGCGATGCTCGCCCATATCGCCGCATCCACCGGCAAACCGGTATGGCACATCGAGAACGAATCGGAGGTGACCGACCAGATGCGCGGCTACGCCACGGTGGGGCTGGCCTCCGGTACATCCACGTCGTTGGAGACGATCAGACGGGTTCAGGCAAGACTTCTCGGCAAAGACGCTTTGGGAGCTGAACATGAACCGGGAAAAGTTTCTCAATAA
- the secF gene encoding protein translocase subunit SecF, translating into MFKKNIPVIKFRWYSVALACVLLLVGIISFIAYGGFNRGIDFESGLGERVQLAPTGMTVTYTGAESATLSISSSSITVEVRGEEGVQNYVFDPVTYPTVADVAAGLAKISGVTVTTVDGSLKTANILSGYGFPATLSEKGTVLNFANGGTVTIDEVRKALESLGNVKIQTVGAAADQIFQIRVGIKEGDTQASMEEAISTALGNAFGAQNLVVLQSDYVGPKFSSSLLKGSILSIIVALALILVYIWIRFRFAYAVSSILALFHDVFMLLGFISLLRFEFSSTTVAALLTIIGYSLNNTIVIFDRVRENVKLEKDAAFDSLIDQSVTQSMSRTMFSSVTTVLAVLPLAILASGDIKLFAINMIFGVVVGTYSSNFLAPVFLNWITASQKKHKEAKAAAK; encoded by the coding sequence ATGTTTAAGAAAAATATTCCTGTCATCAAGTTCCGCTGGTATTCCGTGGCGCTGGCCTGTGTGCTGCTCCTGGTGGGAATCATCAGCTTCATTGCCTATGGTGGATTCAACCGGGGCATTGACTTCGAAAGTGGTCTTGGCGAACGGGTGCAGCTTGCTCCGACCGGCATGACCGTCACGTACACCGGGGCAGAGAGCGCTACGCTTTCCATCTCCTCTTCCTCCATCACGGTGGAAGTGCGTGGTGAGGAAGGCGTGCAGAACTACGTCTTCGATCCTGTGACCTATCCGACGGTGGCTGATGTCGCTGCCGGTCTGGCAAAGATCTCCGGAGTAACGGTGACCACGGTGGATGGTTCGCTGAAGACAGCCAACATCCTTTCCGGATACGGATTCCCTGCCACGCTGAGTGAGAAGGGGACCGTGCTGAATTTCGCGAACGGTGGTACGGTGACGATCGACGAGGTCCGCAAGGCTTTGGAGTCGCTGGGCAACGTGAAGATCCAGACGGTCGGCGCTGCCGCTGACCAGATCTTCCAGATCCGTGTCGGCATCAAGGAAGGGGACACCCAGGCTTCGATGGAGGAAGCGATCAGCACTGCGTTGGGAAACGCATTCGGTGCGCAGAACCTGGTCGTCCTGCAGAGCGATTACGTCGGACCGAAGTTCAGCTCCTCCCTGTTGAAGGGCTCGATCCTTTCCATCATTGTGGCGCTGGCGCTGATTTTGGTTTACATTTGGATCCGGTTCCGTTTCGCCTATGCGGTCAGTTCCATCCTGGCGTTGTTCCACGATGTGTTCATGCTGCTCGGATTCATCAGCCTGCTTCGCTTTGAGTTCTCCAGCACGACGGTCGCCGCGCTGTTGACCATCATCGGATACTCGCTGAACAACACAATCGTCATTTTCGACCGTGTCCGTGAGAACGTGAAGCTGGAAAAGGACGCCGCGTTCGACAGCTTGATCGACCAGTCGGTGACGCAGAGCATGAGCCGGACGATGTTCAGCTCGGTGACCACCGTGCTGGCCGTCCTTCCGTTGGCCATTCTGGCAAGCGGAGACATCAAGCTGTTCGCCATCAACATGATCTTCGGCGTGGTGGTCGGAACGTACAGTTCCAACTTCCTCGCTCCGGTGTTCCTCAACTGGATCACCGCTTCCCAGAAAAAGCACAAGGAAGCCAAGGCCGCTGCGAAGTGA
- the yajC gene encoding preprotein translocase subunit YajC — protein MVTFLLNAAASAESSNAAGAQGSMMTTLVTFVLIILIFYFLMIRPQKKKDKEAREMLNAMKKGDKVVSIGGIHGTVIAVKEQTVIVKVDDNTRLEFSKSAISQVVDKAKQAPVATGKKDKKAETVEKIDAPAPQAAAPAETPSDTAEKTEKK, from the coding sequence ATGGTGACATTTTTGCTTAACGCCGCTGCGAGCGCAGAAAGTTCCAATGCCGCGGGCGCCCAAGGGTCGATGATGACCACGTTGGTCACGTTCGTTCTGATCATCCTGATTTTCTACTTCCTGATGATCCGTCCCCAGAAGAAGAAGGACAAGGAAGCGCGTGAGATGCTGAACGCCATGAAGAAGGGCGACAAGGTGGTGTCCATCGGAGGCATTCATGGAACGGTCATCGCCGTCAAGGAGCAGACCGTCATCGTGAAGGTTGACGACAACACCCGGTTGGAGTTCTCCAAGAGCGCCATCAGTCAGGTGGTGGACAAGGCCAAGCAGGCCCCGGTCGCCACCGGCAAGAAAGACAAGAAAGCGGAGACGGTGGAGAAGATTGATGCTCCCGCCCCGCAGGCTGCCGCTCCGGCCGAGACGCCGTCCGACACCGCTGAGAAAACCGAAAAGAAATGA
- a CDS encoding AMP-binding protein: MSHIWDELDAYRGKLFTGQWPTIAQLFLIAVEKYPTNRCFTCFTPNRQTLTYIETYQRILRVSGYLQERGLKPGDRVVLNGKNSPAWAIAYLAVQFAGGVIVPLDNHMHPDRVMALSAFSEASFLFADADVLEHLDGNDPWIKQVKNSMVCLLGTPPEGVPSWESLSPNKTYPPVPRTEDDLAAILYTSGTTGNEKGVMLTHRNIISDVYQAADGIFLRVTEKDVLYALLPLHHSYCCTAVLLETIKHGAECVFGQGIVVSKMINDLKRGHVTVFMGIPLLYNKVLSGMMKEVRKKGIFAYGFVRLCMTIGGTLKLITGKNPFRPLFNKLLLSKIGLDHNHYCICGAGPLAPHVFKQYQQLGLDFIQGYGLTETSPIVTLNPVSHFKITSVGRVLPLDQVIIGEPNEHGIGEIRVKGPNVTQGYYKDEEHTKELFDQDGYLRTGDLGYMDSESYVYLKGRAKNLIVTEGGKNVYPEEIEDMFQLYPEIQQILIRGYQEKKDVPSESIEAVIFPSPELKNPARIDAIIREVNAKLSGYKKISKVTILDKPMEMTTTQKIKRNLVS; encoded by the coding sequence ATGTCACATATCTGGGACGAACTTGATGCATATCGAGGCAAGTTGTTCACCGGCCAATGGCCCACCATCGCACAGCTGTTTTTGATCGCGGTGGAAAAATACCCGACCAACCGATGTTTCACCTGTTTCACGCCGAACCGGCAGACCCTCACCTATATTGAAACCTACCAGCGGATCCTCCGTGTCAGCGGTTATCTGCAGGAACGGGGACTGAAACCGGGGGACCGGGTGGTCCTCAACGGAAAGAACTCCCCCGCCTGGGCCATCGCGTACCTTGCCGTCCAGTTCGCCGGCGGGGTGATCGTCCCGCTGGACAACCACATGCACCCCGACCGGGTGATGGCCCTCAGCGCCTTCAGCGAAGCGTCATTCCTGTTCGCCGACGCCGACGTGCTGGAACATCTGGATGGGAACGATCCCTGGATCAAGCAGGTCAAAAACTCGATGGTCTGCCTGCTGGGCACGCCCCCGGAGGGAGTCCCATCGTGGGAGTCCCTCTCCCCAAACAAAACCTATCCGCCGGTTCCCCGCACGGAAGACGACCTTGCGGCGATCCTGTACACCAGCGGAACAACCGGAAACGAAAAGGGCGTGATGCTGACACACCGGAACATCATCAGCGACGTCTATCAGGCGGCTGACGGCATCTTCCTCCGTGTCACGGAGAAGGATGTGCTGTACGCCCTGCTTCCGCTGCACCACAGCTACTGTTGCACCGCCGTGCTGCTTGAGACCATCAAGCACGGCGCGGAATGCGTCTTCGGCCAGGGGATTGTCGTCTCCAAGATGATCAACGACCTGAAACGGGGCCATGTGACGGTGTTCATGGGCATCCCGCTTCTGTACAACAAGGTACTCTCCGGCATGATGAAGGAAGTCCGGAAGAAAGGAATCTTCGCCTATGGGTTCGTACGCCTCTGCATGACCATCGGCGGTACGCTGAAACTGATCACCGGAAAGAATCCGTTCCGCCCCCTGTTCAACAAGCTGCTGCTTTCCAAGATCGGGCTCGACCACAACCACTACTGCATCTGTGGCGCCGGTCCGTTGGCCCCCCATGTCTTCAAGCAGTACCAGCAGCTCGGACTGGACTTCATCCAGGGCTACGGCCTGACGGAGACCAGCCCCATCGTGACGCTCAATCCGGTAAGCCATTTCAAGATCACCTCCGTCGGGAGGGTGCTCCCGCTGGATCAGGTGATCATCGGAGAGCCAAACGAGCACGGCATCGGGGAGATCCGGGTCAAGGGACCAAACGTCACCCAGGGATACTATAAGGATGAGGAACACACCAAGGAACTGTTCGACCAGGACGGATACCTGCGCACCGGAGATCTGGGATACATGGACAGCGAGTCGTACGTCTACCTGAAGGGACGGGCCAAAAACCTGATCGTCACCGAAGGCGGGAAGAACGTCTATCCGGAGGAGATCGAGGACATGTTCCAGCTGTATCCGGAAATCCAGCAGATTCTGATCCGCGGATACCAGGAAAAGAAGGACGTCCCCTCAGAGAGCATCGAGGCGGTGATCTTCCCATCCCCGGAACTGAAGAATCCCGCAAGGATTGATGCCATCATCCGAGAGGTGAACGCCAAGCTGTCCGGTTACAAGAAGATATCCAAGGTGACCATCCTGGACAAACCGATGGAGATGACCACCACGCAGAAGATCAAACGGAACCTGGTTTCCTGA